The DNA sequence atgcacacacatacatacatcaGCAAACCAGCTACTTATTCTGTAAGTTGCAGCTTGTTAATTGATTTTATGACTCTATTGTATTTGTTTGATTGAATATAATCATTGAATTAACTTTACATTACATGTGTATATGGCTTCAAGATTGATTATTGTAGCACCCCATGAAGCTAATAACTTACTTGAAACCTCTTTAAGACAAGCTTTTGAGCTTCTTGAATCTCAGTTAAGGCCCCCTTTCTCACTCAAAATTCGCAATCAATccgagtattttgatatcaataAGGCCATTCTTTATGGGATTTTATGTGAACCCCAGTTGGCCAATGTGCATATTAAGCACTTACATGGGATTGTTACTGATGGGTATGCGTTTTTTACGAATACCCTTGTTAGGATTGTTAGTGAATTGTATGTGAATATTGTCGATTCGGTTAGGGTGCAGTTGATTTGGGTTAGTTTGGAGATGATTGATGTTTTGGGAATTGGGTTTCGGGGTTTGTTAGTGGCCCTTTTGAGGCAAATTGTTGGTGGGGATTTCGGGGAGAAGAATTTGTGGTTGTGTTCGGAGATGGTTCGTGTTTTTATGGCGAGATGGGATTGTTTGGTAGAGGAAGAGCCGGTGGTTTTGACGAGTGGTTTGTATGTGTTTCTTAGGTTATTGGCGGATCATTGTAGGATTGTAGGTAATTCGAAGGTTGATGTGTTGAGAAGAATGGAGATTGATTTTTGTGTTAGGCTTTTGAGGGAGCAGTTTCATTTGTGTATGAAGATAGGGAGGGATCTTGTTAGGCTTTTACAAGAATTGGTTCATGTACCTGAGTTTCGAGCTATATGGAAGGACTTGATGTTGAACCCTGGTGAATTCAAAGTTCACGGGTTCTTGGATATTTCTCACCTTTATCGTCTAAGGACACCAAGTAAGTACTTTTTGCTTCGCATAACACCTGAGATGGAATCACAGTTGCGCTTTTTGCTTATACATGTTAAGTTTGGTAGTCAGAGAAGGTACCAGGTCTGGTTTGCAAAGAAGTTTCTCTTCGTAGCAGAGAGGGAGACGCTTCTTATTGACATAGTTAGATTTATTTGTTGCTCACATCACCCTCCTAATGAGATTATCTTATCGGATATAATTCCTAGATGGGCTGTCATTGGCTGGTTACTGAAATGCTGTAGGAAGAATTATGTGGGGGCTAGCGTTAAATTGGCACTATTTTATGATTGGCTTTTCTTTGATGAAAAAGTGGATAATGTTATGAATATTGAGCCTGCATTCCTGCTGATGGTTAACTCAATGTCCAAATATATTGATATGACACATATGCTTCTCGATTTTCTGCTCCTTGTGGTAGATAACTATGATACAGAAAGGAGAACTATCGTTGTTCACGGTGTACAATCAGCTCTCGATGTACTGATTAAGAGAGGTGTCGTTCAGTCTCTAGATGTTTTGTTTTCTTCTAATAAGCTTTCCCCTTTTCTTAAAGAAAGAATACTAAAGCTGTTATCGGAGAGGAAAGCAATTCCTTTAGAAGACTTCCAGGCTGGTAGTTTTCGTGGTTGCACTTCCTTGTCCATAGATCGGCCTGTTGCAATCAGGGTGGAATCTGGAACTTTACCACATGAAATCTCTGCATCTGCAAGCCGCAACGATGCAGAATTGGCCCCCCTTACTAGTGTATCCATTACTTCTTGTTCTCCGTCCGCAGAGAATGATGACCACCATGAACAAAGTCTAGAATCTTTGGTTCAGAATCTAAATAAAAACATCCAAAGTTCAAAACAATTGGGCGTGCAGACATTGGACAAGATCCTGCACTTATATGTGAGTTTATCTTCTGAAGGAGACACTACAAATTTTTCTCTCAGCCCTGATCAGTTGTCTAGTATAATTGCAAAGGAATTTCAGTCGAGCGGGTACCAGCTATTTGAAGAATACTGGGATCTTGACCCTCAGTCTGCAACAGCCATAATAGCGCGTCACTTCATATTTTCTCAGCATGAGAAAATGCAACTTATGTTTTTGTGTTGGTATAGAAATGGTCTTACAGTCGGGCCTTGCTTATTGTCTTATGCATCAAATCTTGCTCACGAGGCTCATGTTCTGGGTTATGGTACGCAGCCCAACACCTTTACACATCCCGACACCCTGAGAGAATCTGAGAAGATAACAGAGTCTGGAATGTCCCTACTTAGATGTCACTGCGAGCAGCATTTCTGTTTTATGAACAAAGGAAAGGAAACTTCTCAAGCTATTATTTCTACTTCAAACATCAGCGACAAACTAGTAACTACCTTGATAGAGGGTGCCTTTGCTGCCTATAGGTGCTTTATTGTGCATAGGGGAAAGGAGCTTGCTACAGATTCTGAAAATGTCCTGCCTAAGATACTCTACGGTGATCTGATGTCCTATGCCAAACGGGATCTTAAAATGTTGAAATTTTCTTTGTACAGTCTCTCATCTAATCTTCGAGAGTTATTTTTAGGTGAAGAAAACATAATGAAGTCAATTGTGAGTCAGTTAGACTATACTGACCTTCTTGATCTACAATTTGATCTAGGATTGAAAAAATTATCCATATTTGGGGACAGTACTGAAGCTATATGTCACTTGATAAGAAGTTCTTTTCAATGGGATTTTATCGAACAACACAACTTTTGGGGTTTGCTGAGATCAGAGCTTGCAGTTTCTGAGGTTCCAATAGAGAAGGTGCTGTTAGAATTTTTCTGCACTGATGATTTAGATCTTAAGCACTCCTCCATTGCTGTTGGTGGACTCTTGGCACTGTGCAGCTCTCTTGCACCTACACCTAAGCTTGTTGGAGCAGTTCTTTTACTACCTAATAAAAAATTCACCAATTTTGCTACTACAGTTCTATCTGCTTGGGCTGTGTCTAATACCTCAATGTTGTTTACTAGTTTGGCTGAATTTATGGACAAGATGAATTCTGGGGATTCTATGATTTCTGATCTGAGTGAGATAATGGTTAATAACTCTGCCTTCATATGGTTACTAACTTTTCTGGATGCAAAAAAGAATGAGAAGCAACAACTTTAGTCCAAGTATTGCCCGGGTCAAATATTTTGGTGTATTTTTCTTCGAACAAGTGTAGAGGAAAATATTGTAAGTTTTTTGTTCTGTTTTATTGCAGATAATTAGATAAATGAACACTGCTGAAACTAAATGAAGGCAGGCAATGTGAGCACCGTAATTAACTTTGTACATAGGCTTTTTGATGTAATTTTTCCTCAAATTATGAAGTATGTGGATATTGTCGATTAGCAGTAGCAACATATGCTGTTCTTTAGGCACTCCTTGAAGTCAGACTTCTTTCTTTAATTATGGTTTAGTCTAAAACAAATTGAACTTACATATGAGTTGGATTTTGGCTGTAAATCATAAACAATCAGTGTTTCTCTTGGGATCAAGAACAATGAGTATTACTTTGGATGTAGAAATGTGTGCTTTAAACTGATCTTTTTTGTACAATGTACAGTGATTGTTCTTTCGGTCTtaataagtgaaataaagttcTTGAATATTTCAGAGCTTAAATTAGTTTTTTTTATGACATTGGATCTAATAAAGTCATATAGTTATTCGACCAATTACTATATTGTCGTAGTTTCTCTTGTTCAATATACCAATTCCACTGTAACTGCTGCTGACAAGCCTCCTGCTTTGTTTAAATAGGAAGTTCATCTCTTGCACCTGCTGAAAGAAAGTAATGCATCATAAAAGTCCTTTGGAGTGTGTGAGGACGCATTATTTATGGGAGATAAATTGGAGGAGCGTGCAGAAATTTGGTTTTAGTCATGGTGTGGGTATTAGAAGCCTTGGTTTCCACTCGACTAAAAAGATATAAATCAACAATGATAGCAGGTTTCCAAGTTGCCATGCATCAGAAAATTAAGTTCTTGATAATTGGGCCCTGGGGCATTTTACAAGCACAGATTGCGTTGGCGATGTTATGGGCTATAAACTCAGCTGCTGATAGCAAAATTCTCTGACCAATTCTTAACTGAACAATCAAAAGATTTGGTAACCAAATGAATCGAGATTGACCATTGACAAAGGATCAGAAGTAATATACCAGCATCCAATTTCAACTGATGCTGTCAATTTTAAACATCTACAAACTTTGTTGAACAGGTAAACTCTCAAATTTTAATTTGAACTCTACATCATCAACTCTCAATGTTCATTGCAATAGTTCTTTGTTTTAGTGTAATAGAGTTAAGTATTGTGTTTTGCTATTGTAGCTAATACCTGGTGAAATGACTTAATAATGTATTGTAGTTTGCTGGGAGTTTTTTTCAGCATTAGTAAATATACagttttgaaaggaataatgtacATGGAAGTTTGATATTTTAGCATAGCAAATTACAATCTTGAAAGCTATATATGTCTATACGTATATTGAAAGTTTATTTCTTAATAACATTTAGCTGATCTGTAATATAACTTCACTTGTAGCTACTTAACATCCGTTATTGACCTTCAATTTTGGAGAAAACTCTTTATAATTACACTAGAAATATGTCATGGAAATTGTTGTTATAGGGTGCACGAGTATGCAGTGTAACTAATTAAAAAAGAAAGTTGGAACATGAAGTTGTGTTTTACAGATGGGTCAACTATTTATTTACATGTCCACCAATTTGGCTGTTCTTATGGTATCCTTAGCATGTGATTTATTCAGTTATACATCCATACTGGTGAACCCACATGAGTTTCTACAAGCAGTCAGAAAAGCAAAGAAAGAAATATTTTAAATAGTTTCTTGGTCTGATCCCAGAAGAGTTTATGTCGCGGCTTCTTAATAAGCTTCACGAAAACTCAAGTCTTCCAAGAAAAAGCACATCACTCATCAGTGTTTTCTGCTctatttaaattttgaattaaccTAGGAAAGACACAAACAATTGTTTTAAAAGGAAGCATTATGAGGCCCCAGCTTTCTTTTTCTTGGCCTATGTGACATAGTTCTCCCGAGGGTTTTGTGGTATGATGTATTAACTTACTACATAATTTTACTTCTTAGATCAGATATACAAAGGTTGTCACTAAAAATTTGGCCCTGGTTTGTCTATTTTATTTCTGCTGTGTATGGCCTTCAACTATCAAAGACTTTGTTGTGCTCCAAAAAGTAGATGTCTAGATTATATTCTGTCAGTAAAGTAGAGTGATTCGTGAAGTGGTTTCTGTTGAATTGGATTAAAAAAACGTATAGCATGATCATGATTACATATTTTTAGTTATTGCATTTTAAAGTTAAAATTCGCTCATCTTTTTTTGTTTAGCTGCCAGGATGAAATCTACCGGAAAGCAGATCCACAACCTGGAAGGAAACTGTATGGAAGCCAAGATTGAATTGTTCTGGTGGTCAAATAAGCATAAACATCAAATATTACTAGAATGTCAGGACTTGCCAAATTCTGTCATGCCTGTTCTCCTTCAAGTTTATAAAACCAGTTTCCGCTTATGTTTTTCCTCTTCTCTGCCTCCACAACTTCATGATTCAACCATGGGTTGTAATACTCAACTGCAGTTTCACCAGCAACTCCTAATGCATCTGGGGCTTATTTTATTGCAGCATACAAGAAGAGCGTTAACCAATTTTGGAGCTTTTTTAGACAACCACAAATAAAGGTCAGAACCAGTGATATTTGACTAGTTAACAGTTTCTTGGGGGCTTTTGAGTTACACTAATGAACCTGTTGAAAGCATTACATTAGCTAAACATTTGGCTTTGAATATATCTCCATTTCCCCCATATTTACTTGAAATGGGCATGAGTCATGACATCCGCTTTCTGTAATTAATTTAGGAGTGGTGATTATCATTGTCCTGGTGGTGCATCTGTTGGATCAATAATTAATGGTCGGAATATTGTTAACTGGCTCAAGCAAGCTTAATACCAGTTTTTAACCTTGCTATGATAATCCGTGTTGTACTCATATCTCTGGGGATTGAATTTTTGGCTTACCTACTTTTACGAAGGATTTTGCATTTTTTTTTTGAAGTCGGTGCTTCTGCAAATTGAAGTATAATCTTATTCAAACATAAGGATAAGAGCACATTTGATTTTGTAGCTGTAGAAGAGGTATCTGCAGGACTCTTGTGGTTCCAAAAAAGAAGTGGTGAAGCTGCCCAACAATTCTGTTTCTGTATTTGGCATATGAAAAAGAATCAGAGATTACactttatttatatttaaattggggcattattttatatttttcttcATCTGGGCTGGTACTCGATAGTATTATATACCTGCTGAAATCGGTTAACTGTAGCCGAAAAGTGTGATTTTCGAATAAATGAGGTTATCTCATTGGCACACATCACAATATCTGGAGGTTAAATACAAATGTAAGCATAAACAAATTTAGTCAAGTATGATTTTGTAGATGCTAGGAAACCTATCTATAACCTGCGTGACATGAGTTGAAAACTGATCACCTATTCTTGTGAAAAAATCATTGACTTTTCAGTTTAGCTATGGTGGACTCAAACTTATCTTCTCTTTCACTCTTGATCATCtccttcatcttcttcattttcaCTTTGTTGTTGTACAACAAATCTCACTCCAAAACACCAGCTCCTCAGTCATATCCACTCATTGGGAACCTCATTGGACTCGTTCGAAACCGCCACCGTTTTCATGACTGGGTCACTGACATGCTCTCCACCACTCCTTCCCTTACTCTCCAAGTCACTGGTTTTCTTAATCTCTCTCACGGCATTTGCACTGCTAATCCTACTAATGTTCAGCACCTCCTTCGATCCAACTTCACCAACTTCGTTAAAGGCGATCGCTTCTACTCTGTCCTCCATGAGCTCCTTGGTGA is a window from the Apium graveolens cultivar Ventura chromosome 1, ASM990537v1, whole genome shotgun sequence genome containing:
- the LOC141668802 gene encoding uncharacterized protein LOC141668802 isoform X1, encoding MASRLIIVAPHEANNLLETSLRQAFELLESQLRPPFSLKIRNQSEYFDINKAILYGILCEPQLANVHIKHLHGIVTDGYAFFTNTLVRIVSELYVNIVDSVRVQLIWVSLEMIDVLGIGFRGLLVALLRQIVGGDFGEKNLWLCSEMVRVFMARWDCLVEEEPVVLTSGLYVFLRLLADHCRIVGNSKVDVLRRMEIDFCVRLLREQFHLCMKIGRDLVRLLQELVHVPEFRAIWKDLMLNPGEFKVHGFLDISHLYRLRTPSKYFLLRITPEMESQLRFLLIHVKFGSQRRYQVWFAKKFLFVAERETLLIDIVRFICCSHHPPNEIILSDIIPRWAVIGWLLKCCRKNYVGASVKLALFYDWLFFDEKVDNVMNIEPAFLLMVNSMSKYIDMTHMLLDFLLLVVDNYDTERRTIVVHGVQSALDVLIKRGVVQSLDVLFSSNKLSPFLKERILKLLSERKAIPLEDFQAGSFRGCTSLSIDRPVAIRVESGTLPHEISASASRNDAELAPLTSVSITSCSPSAENDDHHEQSLESLVQNLNKNIQSSKQLGVQTLDKILHLYVSLSSEGDTTNFSLSPDQLSSIIAKEFQSSGYQLFEEYWDLDPQSATAIIARHFIFSQHEKMQLMFLCWYRNGLTVGPCLLSYASNLAHEAHVLGYGTQPNTFTHPDTLRESEKITESGMSLLRCHCEQHFCFMNKGKETSQAIISTSNISDKLVTTLIEGAFAAYRCFIVHRGKELATDSENVLPKILYGDLMSYAKRDLKMLKFSLYSLSSNLRELFLGEENIMKSIVSQLDYTDLLDLQFDLGLKKLSIFGDSTEAICHLIRSSFQWDFIEQHNFWGLLRSELAVSEVPIEKVLLEFFCTDDLDLKHSSIAVGGLLALCSSLAPTPKLVGAVLLLPNKKFTNFATTVLSAWAVSNTSMLFTSLAEFMDKMNSGDSMISDLSEIMVNNSAFIWLLTFLDAKKNEKQQL